One window from the genome of Gammaproteobacteria bacterium encodes:
- the hflK gene encoding FtsH protease activity modulator HflK has translation MPWNEPGGKDPWGNRKKNQGPPDLEELLRKLTARFNGLFGGGSGASNGAGSGGSGGGKGAAIGASIVAVVLLLVWLFSGIYIVDAGERGLVLRFGEYVYTTGPGPHWHIPYPIETVERVAVDLVRDAQHETSMLTKDENIVTVDVAVQYRVKRASDYAFEVRVPDTTLRQAMEAATREAVGANTLEYVLGAGRAEVADAISARIQQMLDQYQSGLSVITVNLQQAQPPEPVQPAFADVVMAREDRIRFVNQAESYANGIIPQARGAAARVMQQAKAYRDQVVASAQGEADRFAQVLTEYTRSPQVTRDRLYLGAMESVLSNSSKVLMDAQNSNNLMYLPLDKLMRQSGEASGARSLPDFNLPDTGSGFSQQRNIRPPRSLMSGREAR, from the coding sequence ATGCCTTGGAATGAACCGGGTGGCAAAGACCCCTGGGGGAACCGCAAAAAAAATCAGGGTCCCCCGGACCTCGAGGAATTACTGCGCAAGCTGACTGCCCGCTTTAACGGGCTGTTCGGTGGCGGCTCGGGTGCGAGCAATGGCGCCGGCTCTGGTGGCAGCGGTGGCGGCAAGGGCGCGGCAATTGGCGCATCGATCGTGGCGGTGGTATTGCTGTTGGTGTGGCTGTTTTCCGGCATCTATATCGTCGATGCGGGTGAACGCGGGCTGGTGCTGCGTTTTGGTGAATACGTTTACACCACCGGGCCGGGCCCGCACTGGCACATCCCTTATCCCATCGAGACCGTGGAGAGGGTCGCCGTCGATCTGGTGCGAGACGCTCAGCACGAAACGTCCATGCTTACCAAGGACGAGAATATCGTCACGGTTGACGTGGCGGTTCAATACCGGGTCAAGCGAGCCAGCGATTACGCGTTTGAAGTGCGCGTCCCGGACACGACCTTGCGACAGGCGATGGAGGCCGCGACGCGCGAAGCGGTGGGCGCGAATACACTGGAGTATGTGCTGGGCGCGGGGCGCGCCGAGGTCGCGGACGCGATCAGCGCCCGCATTCAGCAAATGCTGGATCAGTATCAGTCGGGTCTCAGCGTCATTACGGTCAACCTGCAGCAGGCGCAGCCGCCGGAGCCGGTGCAGCCCGCTTTCGCCGATGTCGTGATGGCGCGGGAAGACCGCATCCGCTTCGTCAACCAGGCGGAGTCATATGCTAACGGGATTATTCCGCAGGCGCGCGGCGCTGCGGCCAGAGTCATGCAGCAGGCAAAGGCCTATCGTGACCAGGTCGTCGCGTCCGCCCAGGGCGAGGCCGATCGCTTTGCGCAGGTGCTGACCGAATACACGCGCTCGCCGCAAGTCACGCGCGACCGGTTGTATCTGGGCGCGATGGAGTCGGTGTTATCCAACAGCAGCAAGGTTCTGATGGACGCGCAAAACAGTAATAATCTCATGTACCTACCGCTGGACAAGCTGATGCGGCAAAGCGGCGAGGCGTCCGGCGCTAGATCGCTGCCTGATTTTAACCTGCCTGATACGGGTAGCGGTTTCAGTCAACAGCGCAATATTCGACCGCCTCGTTCGCTGATGAGCGGCCGGGAGGCACGTTAG
- a CDS encoding dTDP-glucose pyrophosphorylase, producing the protein MTEPHDDVIGLIPAGGQATRLGRLPCSKELFPVGFQTDAARTPKVVSHYLLERLRAAGIRRVFIILRAGKWDIPAYFGDGAWLSMDLAYLLMGAPFGAPCTLDQAWPFVRHARVALGFPDILFEPVDVYALLLARQIRTGADVVLGLFPVSHPHKCDLVEFDDDGRVRRIIVKPRATELRFTWMTAVWTPVFSEFMHHHLAARLRLQPTPCRELFIGDVLQAAIDAGLSVEAECFATGRALDIGTPEELGEAIIAYT; encoded by the coding sequence ATGACGGAGCCGCATGACGACGTTATCGGCTTGATTCCGGCAGGCGGCCAGGCGACGCGTCTTGGCCGGCTGCCCTGCAGCAAGGAACTCTTTCCCGTCGGCTTTCAGACCGATGCCGCGCGCACGCCGAAAGTTGTCAGTCACTACCTGCTGGAGCGGCTGCGGGCCGCCGGCATCCGGCGCGTGTTTATCATTCTGCGCGCCGGGAAATGGGATATCCCGGCCTATTTCGGCGACGGCGCCTGGCTGTCGATGGATCTCGCTTATTTGTTGATGGGGGCGCCGTTCGGCGCGCCGTGTACTCTGGATCAGGCCTGGCCGTTCGTACGCCATGCGCGCGTGGCGCTCGGCTTTCCGGATATTCTGTTTGAGCCTGTCGATGTCTACGCTCTCCTGCTTGCGCGTCAAATTCGCACGGGCGCCGATGTCGTGCTGGGCCTCTTTCCGGTGAGCCACCCGCACAAATGCGATCTGGTCGAATTCGACGATGACGGGCGCGTGCGGCGAATCATCGTCAAGCCGCGTGCAACCGAACTGCGCTTCACCTGGATGACGGCTGTGTGGACGCCGGTTTTTTCTGAATTCATGCACCATCATCTCGCTGCGCGTTTACGCCTACAGCCCACGCCGTGTCGAGAATTGTTCATTGGCGATGTGCTCCAGGCCGCGATTGACGCTGGGTTGTCGGTCGAAGCGGAATGCTTCGCCACGGGTCGGGCGCTTGATATCGGCACGCCGGAAGAGCTTGGCGAAGCGATAATCGCTTATACGTGA
- a CDS encoding DUF4168 domain-containing protein, whose protein sequence is MIDAILVLHVVKLALKSFLTESKGVKTMENSTYKAGAGWLLAVIVSVVGVTAQARDHMTPAAQEKVQAIGTHEFTEQKLDAFASAYIKIAAIYNRHAPQVKQARNSEQAYRAQMLIEDQMSQAIREEGMSPDEYNYVVRTINQDPHLGQKVAQKIRTLQ, encoded by the coding sequence ATGATCGATGCAATTCTAGTTTTGCATGTGGTTAAGTTAGCGCTAAAAAGCTTTCTGACTGAATCAAAGGGGGTTAAAACTATGGAAAATTCAACTTATAAAGCTGGAGCCGGCTGGTTGCTGGCCGTCATTGTGTCGGTTGTTGGCGTCACTGCTCAGGCACGCGATCACATGACACCTGCCGCGCAGGAAAAGGTGCAGGCAATCGGTACGCACGAGTTTACGGAGCAAAAGCTGGATGCGTTCGCGTCCGCATATATAAAGATCGCCGCTATTTATAATCGCCATGCCCCGCAGGTCAAACAGGCGCGCAATTCTGAACAGGCCTACAGGGCGCAAATGTTAATTGAGGATCAGATGTCGCAAGCCATCAGGGAAGAAGGGATGAGCCCCGACGAGTACAATTATGTTGTTCGCACCATCAACCAGGATCCGCATCTGGGTCAGAAGGTGGCGCAGAAAATCCGCACCCTTCAATAG
- the hflC gene encoding protease modulator HflC produces the protein MTFRAIGIIIAVVLGVLALSAYTVHETQRVILFSLGEIKRMDIEPGLHFKFPFINNVVKYDGRVLSLDGEPDRFLTAERKNVTVDFFIKWRIVDTALFYRSFGADERNAYDRLAQITKDETRNAFGQRTIQEAVSGERGELMQAVRLEVNKISRQYGVLVVDVRVSRIDLPGEVSESVYNRMRTERALVAKELRAQGREEAARIRANADRRRTVILAEAYRDAQRTRGAGDATAAEVYAQAYEKDPEFYNFYRSLNAYMTTFNNKGDVLILEPRGKFFRYFNQSEPAPAGK, from the coding sequence ATGACATTTCGCGCCATCGGCATAATCATCGCAGTGGTGCTGGGCGTGCTCGCACTGTCGGCATACACCGTGCACGAAACGCAGCGGGTCATCCTGTTCAGCCTGGGCGAAATCAAGCGCATGGACATCGAGCCCGGCCTGCATTTCAAGTTTCCGTTCATTAACAATGTGGTCAAGTACGATGGACGGGTGCTGAGCCTGGACGGTGAGCCGGATCGGTTTCTGACCGCCGAGCGAAAAAACGTGACGGTGGATTTCTTCATCAAGTGGCGCATCGTGGATACGGCGCTGTTCTATCGGTCGTTCGGCGCGGACGAGCGCAATGCGTACGATCGTCTCGCGCAGATCACCAAAGACGAAACGCGCAACGCATTCGGCCAGCGCACCATACAGGAAGCGGTGTCGGGCGAGCGCGGCGAACTCATGCAGGCGGTGCGCTTGGAAGTTAACAAAATATCCCGACAATACGGCGTGCTGGTGGTGGACGTGCGCGTGAGCCGCATCGATCTGCCGGGGGAGGTCAGCGAATCGGTATATAACCGTATGCGCACCGAGCGGGCGCTGGTAGCCAAAGAGTTGCGTGCACAAGGACGCGAAGAGGCCGCGCGTATTCGGGCCAATGCCGACCGCAGACGCACGGTCATTCTCGCCGAAGCCTATCGGGATGCGCAGCGCACGCGCGGCGCGGGCGACGCCACAGCCGCCGAAGTGTACGCTCAAGCCTATGAAAAAGATCCGGAATTCTACAATTTCTACCGCAGCCTCAATGCCTACATGACCACTTTCAATAACAAGGGCGATGTGCTGATTCTGGAGCCGCGCGGCAAGTTCTTCCGTTATTTCAATCAGTCTGAACCCGCGCCAGCCGGCAAATAG
- a CDS encoding ATP phosphoribosyltransferase regulatory subunit produces MGIQDRWLLPEGIEEALPQQAERLEHYRRALLELYHGWGYELVVPPLIEYLESLLVGTSHDLELLTFKLTDQLTGRMMGVRPDMTPQVARIDAHLLKRDVPVRLCYFGTVLRTRAEGVAGSRSPLQVGAELYGHAGLDSDVEIIRLMLETLRVTGVPAVHLDLGHVGIYWNLARNAGLNEAQEFALFEMLQRKAVSEIEQYLDGVGLPARARDQLLALTELNGGDEVLTRARVLFADTDVEVDAALDYLAQAASCLRRYVPDIELHFDLAELRGYQYHTGVVFAAFATGQGQEIARGGRYDEIGKVFGRARPATGFSTDLNILIGLGVRAPAAPRPAVFAPASDDPALHACIARLRAAGERVICALAGQQGGASAMGCGRELLQRNDNWIVEESS; encoded by the coding sequence ATGGGCATTCAGGATCGATGGTTGCTGCCGGAGGGCATCGAAGAGGCGCTGCCGCAGCAGGCGGAGCGCCTGGAGCATTATCGGCGCGCGCTGCTGGAGCTTTATCACGGCTGGGGTTACGAACTGGTGGTGCCGCCGCTGATCGAGTACCTGGAGTCGCTGCTGGTCGGCACAAGCCACGATCTGGAACTGCTGACGTTCAAGCTGACCGACCAGCTCACGGGGCGCATGATGGGCGTGCGTCCGGACATGACGCCGCAGGTGGCGCGTATCGATGCGCATCTGCTTAAGCGCGACGTACCGGTGAGGCTTTGCTACTTCGGCACGGTGTTGCGCACGCGCGCCGAAGGTGTCGCCGGCTCGCGCAGCCCTCTGCAGGTCGGCGCGGAACTGTACGGTCATGCTGGGCTGGATAGCGACGTCGAGATCATCCGGCTGATGCTGGAGACCTTGCGGGTTACCGGCGTCCCGGCCGTGCATCTGGACCTGGGGCACGTCGGAATTTACTGGAATCTCGCGCGCAACGCGGGCCTTAACGAGGCGCAGGAGTTCGCGCTATTCGAGATGTTGCAACGCAAGGCGGTGAGTGAGATCGAGCAGTATCTGGATGGCGTCGGCTTGCCGGCCCGGGCCCGCGATCAATTGCTCGCGTTGACCGAGTTGAATGGCGGTGACGAGGTTCTTACCCGCGCGCGCGTACTGTTTGCGGACACGGACGTCGAGGTGGACGCGGCACTCGATTATCTGGCGCAGGCAGCCAGCTGCTTGCGCCGGTACGTACCGGATATCGAGCTGCACTTCGATCTGGCTGAGCTGCGCGGCTATCAATACCACACCGGTGTGGTGTTCGCGGCGTTCGCCACGGGCCAGGGCCAGGAGATTGCGCGCGGAGGACGCTACGATGAAATTGGCAAGGTGTTCGGACGCGCACGACCGGCGACCGGCTTCAGCACCGATCTGAATATCCTGATCGGTCTGGGCGTGCGGGCGCCGGCCGCGCCCCGGCCGGCGGTGTTCGCGCCCGCCTCCGACGACCCCGCCCTGCATGCGTGTATCGCGCGGTTGCGCGCCGCGGGTGAGCGCGTAATCTGCGCACTGGCCGGCCAGCAAGGTGGCGCCAGTGCCATGGGATGCGGGCGCGAGTTGCTACAAAGGAACGATAACTGGATAGTGGAAGAATCAAGCTGA
- a CDS encoding alpha/beta fold hydrolase has product MKRRHRDVNGLWMNWRESGEGLPVVMVHGLGTSPMLWRNVMPKVSSARCLAWELVGYGNSMPQGARRNISVAQQAVYMLDWLRALRIRRAVFVGHGLGGGVLQVALKRMPTLCQGLVLVNSIGYDAWPTPAVNIARRFPRLVERLPKSLFCLAFRRLMRISHVTRAAADEAFTLYWPYYAEDGPRAFVQQAKDLHLRDTRNVITALKQIAAPKCVIWGAKDRILPVRYGFRFARDLDATLQYIFKGGHFSPEDHPQVVADAINDMLVQVQADAHARPPEAVRRYG; this is encoded by the coding sequence ATGAAACGCCGGCATCGTGACGTCAATGGCTTATGGATGAACTGGCGAGAGTCCGGTGAAGGTCTTCCCGTTGTCATGGTGCATGGTCTCGGGACCTCGCCCATGCTGTGGCGCAATGTCATGCCGAAAGTATCGAGCGCTCGCTGTCTCGCATGGGAACTCGTGGGATACGGGAACTCCATGCCGCAGGGTGCGCGACGCAACATTTCCGTGGCCCAGCAGGCTGTCTATATGCTCGACTGGTTACGGGCGTTGCGTATTCGGCGCGCGGTTTTCGTAGGTCACGGGCTGGGCGGCGGCGTGTTGCAGGTCGCGCTCAAGCGCATGCCGACGCTGTGTCAGGGGCTGGTGCTGGTAAACAGCATCGGTTACGACGCCTGGCCCACGCCGGCGGTCAACATTGCGAGACGTTTTCCGCGGCTCGTGGAGCGTCTGCCTAAATCCCTGTTTTGTCTTGCCTTCCGGCGGTTGATGCGAATTTCCCATGTCACCCGCGCCGCGGCCGATGAGGCGTTCACATTGTACTGGCCGTATTATGCGGAGGATGGGCCGCGCGCATTTGTCCAGCAGGCGAAAGACCTGCACTTGCGCGATACCCGCAACGTGATTACGGCTCTAAAGCAGATTGCCGCGCCGAAATGCGTAATCTGGGGTGCCAAGGATCGCATTTTGCCGGTGCGTTATGGTTTTCGCTTTGCGCGAGACTTGGACGCTACGCTTCAATACATTTTCAAGGGGGGCCACTTCTCGCCGGAAGATCATCCGCAGGTTGTGGCCGACGCGATCAATGATATGCTGGTTCAGGTTCAGGCTGATGCTCATGCTCGCCCGCCGGAAGCTGTGCGTCGCTATGGCTGA
- a CDS encoding HAMP domain-containing histidine kinase, translated as MALRAIEPDLARLELICQRPVNSVYNQHSAWSGRPDDRRSDTTTRMRIALKNTLALLALYFVLVIGLGVVLRAELGAAVFDRIYASMLLAALAGLASIIVMGALLQVQLKRMGAGLAALMEAVATGDNQALTQQDDEFAAVRHAAGWLGEEIKAARGQTAQARDKLNAVANVFDVGVILITPGGSPDYINKTARQILISDRAHDFEARFTEMYAELKEAVGKVCQDSAGESLANIELTTGKAGATKRLRVHLHALSSPDNRGCLLIVKDRDLIDALDEDLRAATRARGLSRLYAAAAHDLKAPLNAMSLNMEMLKRSLDAGDGNARERRQHYLKVVSQESARLNRLLNTLLEQGAPAAEGRTTVDLARLIDELEILLTPQARHQQVTFDIDLPVDVVQVFGNASQLKQALLNIILNALECVTENGRVGVSLRTEASSALIEIEDNGAGIPASLQASIFDMHFTTKDTGTGIGLYVARAVMQRHGGEIRVNSRSGAGTRFILSLPLHGAGPTARQDAPPEITRISTQ; from the coding sequence ATGGCCCTACGCGCAATCGAGCCCGATCTCGCGCGGCTTGAGCTGATTTGTCAGCGGCCGGTTAACAGCGTATACAACCAGCACTCGGCGTGGTCCGGCCGGCCCGATGACCGACGATCCGATACGACTACACGCATGCGTATTGCCCTCAAAAATACTCTGGCGCTGCTGGCGCTGTATTTCGTTCTGGTAATCGGCCTCGGCGTTGTGCTCAGGGCCGAACTTGGCGCCGCTGTGTTCGACCGCATTTACGCTAGTATGCTGCTCGCGGCGCTCGCCGGGCTCGCGTCGATCATCGTCATGGGCGCGTTGCTGCAGGTGCAGTTGAAACGCATGGGCGCGGGGCTGGCGGCGCTGATGGAGGCCGTGGCAACCGGCGACAATCAGGCGCTGACGCAGCAGGACGATGAGTTTGCGGCCGTGCGTCATGCGGCCGGCTGGTTAGGAGAAGAAATCAAGGCGGCGCGCGGCCAGACGGCGCAGGCGCGGGACAAGCTAAACGCGGTGGCCAACGTTTTCGATGTTGGCGTCATCCTGATAACGCCGGGCGGCTCCCCTGACTATATCAATAAGACCGCGCGCCAGATTCTCATCAGCGATCGCGCGCACGACTTCGAGGCGCGCTTCACCGAAATGTATGCGGAACTGAAAGAAGCCGTCGGCAAAGTGTGCCAGGACAGTGCGGGGGAGAGTCTGGCCAATATTGAATTGACGACCGGCAAGGCCGGTGCTACTAAACGGCTGCGGGTGCATCTGCACGCGCTCAGCTCTCCCGACAACCGGGGTTGCCTGCTTATCGTCAAGGATCGAGATTTGATCGATGCGCTGGACGAGGATCTGCGCGCGGCCACGCGGGCGCGCGGCCTGTCGCGCCTGTATGCGGCCGCGGCGCACGACCTCAAGGCGCCGCTCAACGCCATGAGTCTTAACATGGAAATGCTCAAACGCAGCCTGGATGCCGGTGACGGCAACGCGCGTGAGCGGCGGCAGCATTATCTCAAGGTAGTGAGCCAAGAATCCGCGCGGCTGAACCGTTTGCTGAATACGCTGCTGGAGCAGGGCGCGCCGGCCGCGGAGGGTCGCACCACGGTTGACCTCGCACGGCTCATCGACGAGCTGGAGATCTTGCTGACGCCGCAGGCGCGCCACCAGCAGGTCACGTTCGACATTGATCTGCCGGTTGACGTTGTGCAGGTATTCGGTAATGCGAGTCAACTCAAGCAGGCTTTGCTGAACATTATTCTGAACGCTTTGGAGTGCGTTACGGAAAACGGGCGCGTCGGGGTCTCGCTCCGTACCGAGGCGTCTTCAGCGCTGATCGAGATCGAGGACAATGGGGCCGGAATTCCGGCGTCGCTGCAGGCCAGCATCTTCGACATGCATTTCACCACCAAGGACACCGGCACCGGTATCGGGTTATATGTCGCGCGCGCGGTGATGCAACGGCATGGCGGCGAAATCCGCGTTAACTCCAGATCAGGCGCGGGTACCCGATTCATCTTGTCGTTGCCGCTGCACGGAGCGGGTCCGACTGCCCGCCAGGATGCGCCTCCCGAAATTACCCGTATCTCTACGCAATAG
- a CDS encoding adenylosuccinate synthase, with protein MGRSVVLLGAQWGDEGKGKVVDLLTERVHAVVRFQGGHNAGHTLVIDGEKTVLHLIPSGILRAQVECLIGNGVVLSPQALKQEIDMLEDRGVSVAGRLFVSSACPLILPTHILLDQAREKARGRNAIGTTGRGIGPAYEDKVARRGLRVADLAQPERFADGLRDLIDFHNFVLKNYLNAPTADFERVLDETLALAGLLAPMTLDVPQCLYELRVGGKSILFEGAQGAMLDIDHGTYPFVTSSNTTAGGACTGAGVGPRHLDYVLGITKAYATRVGAGPFPTELKEPPGDVLASRGNEFGSTTGRPRRCGWFDAVAMRRAIHINGISGLCVTKLDVLDDLDTVRMCVGYERSGYAQGDGAFSVAGDKPPDKPIYEDLPGWRETTAGITRLAELPAAARAYLDRIEAFVETPIDLISTGAERQQTIVIRHPFA; from the coding sequence ATGGGAAGAAGCGTCGTATTGCTGGGCGCGCAGTGGGGCGATGAGGGCAAGGGCAAGGTCGTCGATCTGCTCACCGAACGCGTGCACGCCGTGGTTCGGTTTCAGGGCGGTCACAACGCCGGCCACACCCTGGTCATCGACGGTGAGAAGACGGTTCTGCATCTGATTCCATCCGGCATCCTGCGCGCTCAAGTCGAGTGCCTGATCGGCAACGGCGTCGTGCTGTCGCCGCAGGCACTGAAACAGGAAATCGACATGCTGGAGGACCGCGGCGTGTCGGTCGCAGGGCGTTTGTTCGTCTCCAGCGCCTGCCCGCTTATTCTGCCTACGCACATATTGCTGGACCAGGCGCGCGAAAAGGCGCGTGGACGCAACGCGATCGGCACCACCGGTCGCGGGATCGGGCCTGCGTACGAGGACAAGGTTGCGCGCCGCGGTCTGCGGGTCGCCGATCTGGCGCAGCCTGAGCGGTTCGCGGACGGTCTGCGTGACCTCATAGACTTCCATAATTTCGTCTTGAAAAACTACCTGAACGCGCCGACGGCGGACTTCGAGCGCGTGCTGGACGAGACCCTCGCATTGGCCGGATTGCTCGCACCCATGACGCTCGATGTGCCACAGTGCCTGTACGAGCTGCGGGTGGGCGGCAAAAGCATTTTGTTCGAAGGTGCGCAAGGCGCGATGCTGGACATAGATCACGGCACCTACCCCTTCGTCACGTCGTCCAATACCACGGCTGGCGGCGCCTGTACCGGCGCCGGCGTCGGACCGCGGCACCTGGATTACGTGCTGGGGATCACCAAGGCTTATGCCACCCGCGTTGGCGCGGGCCCGTTCCCCACCGAGCTTAAGGAACCGCCCGGTGATGTGCTCGCCAGCCGCGGCAATGAGTTCGGCTCCACTACCGGTCGTCCGCGTCGCTGCGGCTGGTTCGATGCCGTGGCCATGCGGCGCGCGATTCACATCAACGGCATCTCCGGGCTGTGCGTGACCAAGCTCGATGTGTTGGACGACCTGGACACGGTCCGCATGTGCGTGGGTTATGAGCGCTCCGGCTACGCGCAGGGGGACGGCGCCTTCTCGGTTGCGGGCGATAAGCCCCCTGATAAGCCAATTTATGAGGATTTGCCGGGGTGGCGCGAGACTACGGCGGGCATCACGCGTCTGGCCGAATTGCCAGCCGCGGCGCGCGCGTACCTGGATCGCATCGAAGCGTTTGTAGAAACGCCGATCGACCTGATCTCCACCGGCGCGGAGCGGCAGCAGACGATCGTCATTCGGCATCCGTTTGCATAA
- a CDS encoding DUF2065 domain-containing protein, whose translation MWKDFLAAVALVLIIEGVAPFLNPGGLRHALQQIANMPDRTLRAVGFSCMIVGALLLYFVRH comes from the coding sequence GTGTGGAAGGATTTCCTGGCGGCGGTAGCGCTGGTGCTGATTATCGAGGGGGTGGCGCCGTTTCTGAATCCGGGCGGTCTGCGTCATGCGCTGCAACAGATCGCAAACATGCCCGATCGCACACTGCGCGCCGTAGGTTTCAGTTGCATGATCGTGGGTGCGCTCCTGTTGTACTTCGTGCGGCACTAG
- a CDS encoding 2'-5' RNA ligase family protein translates to MPDDAARTRLERIIEDLSNTYCTPRFPAHVTLLAGVLQPAHDVVATTRALATAWKLRPLTLDLGRLAMTNNYFRCLFARVDTSDELLAAHERLKSCFDVRSTDIFTPHLSLLYGELAQTDKHAIVARLNHRYPGHITVREIAVFDTSGTPERWRQVGSVALAEPWHEPVRIKPGN, encoded by the coding sequence ATGCCAGACGACGCAGCGCGCACGCGGCTGGAGCGCATCATTGAAGACCTGAGTAACACCTACTGCACGCCCCGCTTCCCTGCGCATGTGACGCTGCTTGCGGGCGTTTTGCAGCCGGCGCACGACGTGGTGGCGACAACGCGAGCACTGGCAACCGCCTGGAAACTGCGGCCATTGACGCTTGATCTGGGCAGGCTCGCGATGACCAACAATTATTTTCGCTGCCTGTTCGCACGGGTGGACACAAGCGATGAGTTGCTCGCCGCCCACGAGCGTCTAAAAAGTTGCTTCGACGTGCGGTCGACCGACATCTTCACGCCCCATCTCAGTCTTCTCTATGGCGAGCTCGCGCAGACGGACAAACACGCGATCGTCGCGCGGCTGAACCATCGTTATCCAGGGCATATTACCGTGCGCGAAATCGCGGTATTCGATACCTCGGGCACGCCTGAGCGCTGGCGACAGGTCGGGTCGGTCGCGCTCGCTGAACCTTGGCACGAACCCGTACGCATCAAGCCGGGAAATTAA
- the hflX gene encoding GTPase HflX: MTEHSNGGERATLIHIDFGAVAGTNGHDFTEFRELVNSTGVETAAVITGTRKTPDARYFVGSGKAEEIRDQAHATGADVAIFDHALSPSQERNLEKVCGCRVLDRTGLILDIFARRARSFEGKLQVELAQLNHMSTRLVRGWSHLERQRGGIGLRGPGETQLETDRRLIGIRIKQIHKRLEKVRRRREQGRRARKKAAVPTVSLVGYTNAGKSTLFNQLTKAGVLAADRLFATLDPSLRRVDLGDANDVVLVDTVGFLRQLPHDLIDAFHATLQETREADLLIHVIDASDPQREFQVEQVNRVLDEIGADAPQVLVYNKIDLLGIEPRVEHCPEERVMRVWLSAASGAGAGLLRDLLRRELHGETVHGWLDLPPQAGRARARLFAMGAVLQEKIDDGGASHLQVQMPRGQFEMFSRREGLPTQALRN; the protein is encoded by the coding sequence TTGACTGAACATTCGAATGGCGGGGAGCGCGCCACGCTGATCCACATCGACTTCGGTGCGGTCGCAGGCACGAATGGACACGATTTCACGGAGTTTCGGGAACTGGTCAACTCGACCGGCGTCGAGACCGCAGCCGTAATCACGGGCACCCGCAAGACGCCTGATGCCAGGTATTTTGTCGGGAGCGGCAAGGCCGAGGAAATCCGCGATCAGGCGCACGCCACGGGTGCCGACGTGGCCATTTTCGATCACGCCTTAAGCCCCAGCCAGGAACGCAATCTGGAGAAAGTCTGCGGGTGCCGGGTGCTGGATCGCACCGGTCTTATTCTTGATATCTTCGCGCGCCGCGCGCGCTCGTTCGAAGGCAAACTGCAGGTCGAACTGGCGCAGCTCAATCACATGTCAACGCGCCTGGTGCGCGGCTGGAGTCACCTTGAACGTCAGCGCGGCGGTATCGGGCTGCGGGGACCCGGCGAAACCCAGCTCGAAACGGATCGTCGCCTGATCGGAATCCGCATCAAACAGATTCACAAGCGCCTGGAGAAGGTGCGCAGACGGCGTGAACAAGGTCGCCGCGCGCGCAAGAAGGCGGCGGTACCGACCGTATCGCTGGTCGGTTACACCAACGCCGGCAAATCGACCTTGTTCAATCAACTCACGAAAGCAGGCGTATTGGCGGCCGATCGTCTGTTTGCAACGTTGGACCCCAGCCTGCGCCGCGTGGATTTAGGCGATGCCAACGACGTGGTGCTGGTCGATACGGTCGGTTTTCTGCGGCAGCTTCCGCACGATCTTATCGACGCGTTTCACGCGACTTTGCAGGAAACGCGCGAGGCCGATCTGTTAATACACGTGATCGACGCCAGCGATCCGCAACGCGAATTCCAAGTCGAGCAGGTCAACCGCGTTCTGGACGAAATTGGCGCCGATGCGCCGCAGGTGCTCGTGTATAACAAGATCGACCTGCTGGGCATCGAGCCGCGCGTGGAGCATTGCCCGGAAGAACGCGTGATGCGCGTGTGGCTGTCGGCGGCCAGCGGCGCCGGCGCCGGACTGTTGCGTGATCTTTTGCGCCGGGAACTGCACGGCGAGACGGTGCATGGCTGGCTGGATCTGCCGCCGCAGGCGGGCCGCGCGCGGGCGCGGCTGTTCGCCATGGGTGCCGTGTTGCAGGAGAAGATCGACGACGGCGGCGCCAGCCATTTGCAGGTGCAGATGCCACGCGGTCAATTCGAAATGTTTTCGCGGCGCGAGGGGCTGCCGACACAGGCGTTGCGCAACTAA